The following are encoded together in the Bactrocera neohumeralis isolate Rockhampton chromosome 6, APGP_CSIRO_Bneo_wtdbg2-racon-allhic-juicebox.fasta_v2, whole genome shotgun sequence genome:
- the LOC126761268 gene encoding transmembrane protein 184B isoform X1, translated as MNSVVSSTAPSTTSFIDPNGTAAAAIAVAASTMTESTTLKPSIVVQAKPMPSPIDPLSHVGDGIFLQTKTAQGLATVFVWVALFITCQQIYQHLRWYTNPQEQRWIVRILFIVPMYATYSWISLFFFNSDNVYVYFFTVRDCYEAFVIYSFLSLCYEYLGGEGNIMSEIRGKPIKSSCLYGTCCLKGKTYTIGFLRFCKQATLQFCLVKPLVAFIIIFLQAFGHYHDGDWSANGGYIYITVIYNISVSLALYGLYLFYFATRDLLTPFEPVLKFCTIKSVIFLSFWQGVMLAILEKAKVISPIVDSVGTVTSAGTVSAGYQNFFICIEMLFAAIALRYAFPYQVYARSCIADGQGRSVTMQSISSSLKETMNPKDIMTDAIHNFHPQYQQYTQYSSGGKNSRGIRVSSYDPDEPNATHHGNSNNTGGNSGTMSSLGNTSQGTPGGSIAGCIASKTLGNQRKFMPGGQRVATISQNYNEKTMLLSSDDEYQ; from the exons ATGAACAGCGTTGTGAGCAGCACAGCGCCAAGTACAACGAGCTTCATTGACCCGAATGGCACAGCAGCAGCCGCCATCGCAGTTGCCGCATCGACGATGACCGAATCGACCACGCTGAAACCGAGTATCGTTGTACAAGCCAAACCAATGCCGTCACCAATTGATCCGCTCAGTCACGTTGGTGATGGAATCTTCCTGCAAACAAAAACCGCCCAAGGACTTGCGACCGTCTTCGTGTGGGTGGCACTATTTATCACATGCCAACAG ATTTATCAACATCTGCGTTGGTACACAAATCCACAGGAGCAGCGCTGGATAGTGCGCATCCTGTTTATTGTGCCCATGTATGCGACATACTCTTGGATCagtttgtttttcttcaattcGGATAATGTGTATGTGTACTTCTTTACCGTGCGCGATTGCTACGAAG CTTTTGTCATCTACAGTTTCCTGTCGCTGTGCTATGAGTACCTTGGTGGCGAGGGCAATATCATGTCCGAGATACGCGGCAAACCCATCAAGAGCTCGTGTCTGTATGGCACCTGCTGTCTGAAGGGCAAGACGTATACAATCGGTTTCCTGCGCTTTTGCAAGCAAGCCACATTGCAATTCTGCTTGGTGAAGCCGCTGGTGGCATTCATTATTATATTCCTGCAAGCCTTTGGCCACTACCATGATGGTGATTGGAG TGCAAACGGTGGCTACATTTACATTACAGTTATCTATAATATATCCGTGTCTCTTGCCCTCTACGGTCTATATTTATTCTACTTCGCTACGCGTGATTTACTCACACCGTTCGAGCCTgtcttgaaattttgtacaatcaAATCGGTTATCTTCTTATCGTTTTGGCAAG GTGTTATGTTGGCCATTTTGGAAAAGGCCAAGGTCATCTCGCCAATTGTGGACAGCGTCGGCACTGTCACTTCAGCTGGTACTGTTTCGGCGGGCTATCAAAACTTCTTCATTTGCATTGAAATGTTGTTTGCTGCGATTGCCTTGCGCTATGCATTCCCCTATCAG GTTTATGCGCGCAGCTGTATTGCCGATGGTCAAGGTCGCTCTGTTACCATGCAATCAATTTCAAGCAGTCTTAAA GAAACTATGAATCCCAAGGATATTATGACAGATGCTATACACAATTTCCATCCACAATACCAACAGTACACGCAATACAGTTCCG GTGGTAAAAATTCACGTGGTATACGCGTCTCCTCCTACGATCCGGACGAACCGAATGCCACACATCacggcaatagcaacaacacagGCGGCAATAGCGGCACAATGAGCAGTTTGGGCAACACCAGCCAAGGCACACCAGGTGGCAGCATCGCCGGCTGCATCGCATCGAAAACCTTGGGCAATCAACGGAAATTCATGCCCGGCGGCCAACGGGTCGCCACCATCAGCCAGAACTATAACGAGAAGACGATGCTGCTGAGCAGCGATGATGAGTACCAGTAA
- the LOC126761268 gene encoding transmembrane protein 184B isoform X2 translates to MNSVVSSTAPSTTSFIDPNGTAAAAIAVAASTMTESTTLKPSIVVQAKPMPSPIDPLSHVGDGIFLQTKTAQGLATVFVWVALFITCQQIYQHLRWYTNPQEQRWIVRILFIVPMYATYSWISLFFFNSDNVYVYFFTVRDCYEAFVIYSFLSLCYEYLGGEGNIMSEIRGKPIKSSCLYGTCCLKGKTYTIGFLRFCKQATLQFCLVKPLVAFIIIFLQAFGHYHDGDWSANGGYIYITVIYNISVSLALYGLYLFYFATRDLLTPFEPVLKFCTIKSVIFLSFWQGVMLAILEKAKVISPIVDSVGTVTSAGTVSAGYQNFFICIEMLFAAIALRYAFPYQVYARSCIADGQGRSVTMQSISSSLKETMNPKDIMTDAIHNFHPQYQQYTQYSSEVTSSQRYEKL, encoded by the exons ATGAACAGCGTTGTGAGCAGCACAGCGCCAAGTACAACGAGCTTCATTGACCCGAATGGCACAGCAGCAGCCGCCATCGCAGTTGCCGCATCGACGATGACCGAATCGACCACGCTGAAACCGAGTATCGTTGTACAAGCCAAACCAATGCCGTCACCAATTGATCCGCTCAGTCACGTTGGTGATGGAATCTTCCTGCAAACAAAAACCGCCCAAGGACTTGCGACCGTCTTCGTGTGGGTGGCACTATTTATCACATGCCAACAG ATTTATCAACATCTGCGTTGGTACACAAATCCACAGGAGCAGCGCTGGATAGTGCGCATCCTGTTTATTGTGCCCATGTATGCGACATACTCTTGGATCagtttgtttttcttcaattcGGATAATGTGTATGTGTACTTCTTTACCGTGCGCGATTGCTACGAAG CTTTTGTCATCTACAGTTTCCTGTCGCTGTGCTATGAGTACCTTGGTGGCGAGGGCAATATCATGTCCGAGATACGCGGCAAACCCATCAAGAGCTCGTGTCTGTATGGCACCTGCTGTCTGAAGGGCAAGACGTATACAATCGGTTTCCTGCGCTTTTGCAAGCAAGCCACATTGCAATTCTGCTTGGTGAAGCCGCTGGTGGCATTCATTATTATATTCCTGCAAGCCTTTGGCCACTACCATGATGGTGATTGGAG TGCAAACGGTGGCTACATTTACATTACAGTTATCTATAATATATCCGTGTCTCTTGCCCTCTACGGTCTATATTTATTCTACTTCGCTACGCGTGATTTACTCACACCGTTCGAGCCTgtcttgaaattttgtacaatcaAATCGGTTATCTTCTTATCGTTTTGGCAAG GTGTTATGTTGGCCATTTTGGAAAAGGCCAAGGTCATCTCGCCAATTGTGGACAGCGTCGGCACTGTCACTTCAGCTGGTACTGTTTCGGCGGGCTATCAAAACTTCTTCATTTGCATTGAAATGTTGTTTGCTGCGATTGCCTTGCGCTATGCATTCCCCTATCAG GTTTATGCGCGCAGCTGTATTGCCGATGGTCAAGGTCGCTCTGTTACCATGCAATCAATTTCAAGCAGTCTTAAA GAAACTATGAATCCCAAGGATATTATGACAGATGCTATACACAATTTCCATCCACAATACCAACAGTACACGCAATACAGTTCCG AAGTTACCTCGTCTCAACGTTATGAGAAACTTTAA